The following proteins are co-located in the Cyprinus carpio isolate SPL01 chromosome B19, ASM1834038v1, whole genome shotgun sequence genome:
- the LOC109054085 gene encoding ras-related protein Rab-25-like: MGTDLAYNFVFKVVLIGESGVGKSNLLSRFTKNEFNHDSRTTIGVEFSTRSIQVDSITIKAQIWDTAGLERYRAITSAYYRGAVGALLVYDITKHLTYENVERWLKELYHHADPHIVVMLVGNKSDLANVRTVPTEEARDFAEAKGLLFMETSALESTNVESAFLEVLTAIHKKVASKEVTRGSISAVTLGPSSEFNEEKRSCCNSS, encoded by the exons ATGGGGACAGATTTAGCCTACAACTTTGTCTTCAAAG TGGTTTTAATTGGTGAATCAGGGGTTGGAAAGAGCAACCTACTGTCCAGATTTACCAAGAACGAGTTCAATCATGACAGCCGTACAACTATTGGAGTGGAATTCAGCACTCGCTCCATTCAAGTGGATAGTATTACCATCAAGGCCCAGATCTGGGACACTGCAGGTCTAGAGCGCTACAGGGCGATCACCTCAGC TTATTACAGGGGAGCCGTGGGTGCGctgctggtttatgacatcacCAAGCACCTGACATATGAGAACGTGGAGCGATGGCTGAAGGAGCTGTATCACCACGCTGATCCTCACATAGTAGTCATGCTTGTGGGAAATAAAAGCGACCTGGCAAATGTACGCACTGTGCCAACAGAGGAGGCGAGGGACTTTGCAG AGGCCAAAGGCTTACTTTTCATGGAGACGTCCGCATTAGAGTCAACTAATGTCGAATCTGCCTTCCTTGAAGTTCTAACAG CAATACACAAGAAAGTTGCTAGTAAAGAGGTCACCAGAGGCTCGATCAGCGCGGTGACTCTGGGCCCCTCCAGCGAGTTTAATGAGGAGAAACGCTCCTGCTGTAACAGCTCCTGA
- the LOC109054109 gene encoding NAD(P)H-hydrate epimerase produces the protein MLGVQALFGIGLLVTSRGGSVLTHTGACARIASNIYSKDLTHRQACTMANTIKYLGQEEAQHIDEELFNEYSFSVDQLMELAGLSCATAVTKGYPLQSLLKSPPRVLVICGPGNNGGDGLVCARHLKLFGYEPSVLYPKRPSKQLFLNLTTQCEKMDISFLTEMPEADVIDEVYNLVVDAIFGFSFKGAVREPFGDILSQLKKITVPIASVDIPSGWDVENGCPDGIQPDMLISLTAPKKAANHFKGRYHFLGGRFVPPALEQKYQLNLPQYPGTDCVYQLK, from the exons ATGTTGGGAGTTCAAGCCCTGTTTGGAATCGGTCTTCTTGTGACATCACGAGGAGGCTCTGTCCTGACCCATACAGGAGCATGTGCACGTATTGCCAGTAACATCTACAGTAAAGATCTCACTCACAGACAGGCTTGCACTATGGCCAATACAATCAAGTACTTGGG GCAAGAAGAGGCTCAGCACATTGACGAGGAGCTGTTCAATGAGTACAGCTTCAGTGTGGATCAGTTAATGGAGCTGGCCGGTCTGAGCTGTGCCACAGCGGTGACAAAG GGCTATCCTCTACAATCACTGCTCAAGAGTCCACCTAGAGTTCTGGTGATCTGTGGGCCAGGAAATAATGGAGGAGATGGGCTGGTTTGTGCTAGACATCTCAAACTGTTT GGATATGAGCCTTCTGTATTGTACCCAAAGCGCCCCAGCAAACAGCTGTTCCTGAATCTAACCACCCAGTGTGAGAAGATGGATATATCCTTCCTGACAGAGATGCCTGAG GCTGATGTGATTGATGAAGTGTATAATTTGGTGGTGGACGCCATCTTTGGATTCAGTTTTAAGGGTGCGGTGCGAGAGCCGTTTGGTGATATCCTCTCCCAACTAAAGAAAATCACTGTGCCCATTGCTAGCGTTGACATACCTTCAG GTTGGGATGTGGAGAACGGCTGTCCTGATGGGATTCAGCCTGACATGCTCATCTCCCTCACGGCCCCTAAGAAAGCAGCCAATCACTTCAAAGGACGCTACCACTTCCTGGGAGGACGATTCGTTCCTCCTGCACTTGAGCAGAAGTACCAACTGAATCTGCCTCAATACCCAGGCACTGACTGTGTTTATCAGTTGAAGTGA